One part of the Quercus lobata isolate SW786 chromosome 7, ValleyOak3.0 Primary Assembly, whole genome shotgun sequence genome encodes these proteins:
- the LOC115951856 gene encoding transcription factor bHLH155-like, with protein MGSTALRQFLKSLCSNSHWKYAVFWKLMHHGQLILTWEDGYCDYPKPIEPVENISDDIYFKVVNEIWSSSCETNTCNDGSGGYPIGLAVNDMSCHHYPMGEGVVGEVAFTGSHSWILFENNLTSEFNYNLVPECPDEWLLQFAAGIKTILLVPVLPHGVLQLGSLEPKSSPVSRNRGAFNGSSASVSFNSIRSTLIDEVQQQKDSGCMQPRKGTKPSNVGKRRARAAENQRQRPRDRQMIQDRVKELRQLVPNSAKCSIDGLLDRAVKHMLHLRSVTKHAEKLRQYAHHEVANHNNWVSPETKNVSQNGTSWAFDFGTELQICPIVVEDLEFPGQMLIEMLCDEHGLFLEIAEVIRGAELTILKGTMDLRSNKTWAHFIVEGPRGFHRMDIFWPLMHLWQRKRKPMSSRI; from the exons ATGGGGAGTACTGCTTTAAGGCAGTTTTTGAAGAGCCTTTGCAGCAATTCGCATTGGAAATATGCGGTTTTCTGGAAGCTTATGCATCACGGTCAATT GATTTTGACTTGGGAAGACGGGTATTGTGATTATCCAAAACCAATAGAACCTGTGGAAAATATATCAGATGACATTTACTTCAAGGTTGTGAATGAGATATGGTCTTCAAGCTGTGAAACCAATACATGCAATGATGGTTCAGGGGGATATCCAATTGGATTAGCAGTGAATGATATGTCTTGTCATCATTATCCCATGGGAGAGGG GGTAGTTGGTGAAGTTGCATTTACAGGAAGCCATAGCTGGATCCTCTTCGAAAATAATCTTACTAGCGAATTCAATTATAATTTAGTTCCTGAG TGCCCAGATGAATGGCTACTTCAATTTGCAGCAGGTATCAAG ACTATTTTGCTGGTGCCTGTACTTCCACATGGAGTTCTGCAACTTGGCTCATTGGAACCG AAATCTTCACCTGTTTCAAGGAACAGAGGTGCCTTCAATGGTTCTTCAGCCTCAGTTTCTTTCAATAGCATTAGGAGCACATTGATTGATGAAGTGCAGCAGCAAAAAGATAGTGGATGTATGCAGCCTAGGAAGGGAACCAAGCCGTCCAATGTTGGCAAAAGACGGGCCAGAGCTGCTGAAAATCAAAGGCAACGGCCAAGGGATAGACAAATGATTCAGGATCGGGTCAAGGAGCTCCGACAACTTGTCCCAAATTCTGCAAAG TGTAGCATTGATGGTCTCTTAGATCGAGCTGTAAAGCATATGCTGCATTTAAGAAGTGTAACCAAGCATGCTGAAAAATTGAGGCAATATGCCCATCATGAG GTGGCTAATCACAATAATTGGGTTTCACCTGAAACCAAAAATGTCAGCCAAAATGGGACTAGCTGGGCTTTTGACTTTGGCACCGAACTTCAAATATGCCCCATAGTTGTGGAAGATCTTGAATTCCCAGGACAGATGCTGATAGAG ATGCTATGCGATGAGCATGGGCTTTTCTTGGAGATTGCAGAGGTGATTAGAGGTGCGGAGTTAACCATCTTGAAGGGTACCATGGATCTCCGTTCAAACAAAACCTGGGCTCATTTTATTGTTGAG GGTCCCAGGGGCTTTCACAGAATGGATATTTTCTGGCCTTTGATGCATCTGTGGCAGCGTAAGAGGAAGCCCATGTCAAGCAGGATTTGA
- the LOC115952791 gene encoding ultraviolet-B receptor UVR8-like isoform X1 gives MNGSEREEGVKMEECKEIVVYMCGYIPGASPEKSPILSPVPVQLPGSGCGGDSWKDVCGGGCGFAMAISESGKLITWGSTDDEGQSYMTSGKHGETPEPFPLPTEASVLKAAAGWAHCVSVTEMGEVYTWGWKECVPSEKIVRDLVAGGIFQTNSTDQVSGKAQGSNLIGGPVSHVDNKKAGEEIGKRRKIALAKQELDSSTPGDELFTVSACLVNMGPGVRISTVAAGGRHTLALSVSDMGQVWGWGYGGEGQLGLGTRVKMVATPHVIPCIEQSALGKGSMSSSTQVSKVPGSYVKGIACGGRHSAVITDAGALLTFGWGLYGQCGQGTNNDQLRPTCVSSLSGKQAETVAAGLWHTICITVEGHVYAFGGNQFGQLGTGAEQAETLPRLLDAPSLESKHAKIVSCGARHSTILTEDGKLFSWGWNKYGQLGLGDSADRNIPSLVSIDGSLPTNVACGWWHTLLLAERPV, from the exons ATGAATGGAAGTGAAAGAGAAGAGGGAGTGAAAATGGAGGAATGTAAAGAAATAGTGGTGTATATGTGTGGATATATACCAGGAGCTTCGCCGGAGAAATCTCCGATACTGTCTCCGGTGCCGGTTCAGCTTCCGGGTTCGGGCTGCGGTGGAGATTCGTGGAAGGatgtttgtggtggtggttgtggattCGCTATGGCCATTTCAG AGTCCGGGAAGCTCATAACATGGGGCTCTACAGATGATGAAGGTCAAAGCTATATGACTTCAGGGAAGCATGGG GAAACTCCAGAGCCTTTTCCTCTTCCAACTGAGGCTTCAGTGTTGAAGGCAGCTGCTGGTTGGGCGCACTGTGTTTCAGTAACAG AGATGGGTGAAGTATACACATGGGGCTGGAAGGAGTGCGTTCCCTCTGAAAAAATTGTGCGTGATTTGGTCGCTGGAGGAATATTCCAAACAAATTCTACTGACcaag TGAGTGGAAAGGCTCAGGGCTCAAATTTGATTGGTGGGCCGGTATCTCACGTTGATAACAAAAAGGCGGGAGAGGAAATTggaaagagaaggaaaatagCACTAGCTAAGCAAGAACTGGACAGCTCAACACCTGGGGATGAACTTTTTACAGTATCAGCTTGCCTTGTAAATATGGGTCCTGGAGTGAGGATCAGCACTGTTGCTGCTGGTGGACGCCACACGTTAGCACTGTCAG TTTCAGATATGGGACAGGTGTGGGGTTGGGGCTATGGAGGCGAAGGGCAGCTAGGTTTGGGTACCCGGGTAAAGATGGTGGCTACTCCTCATGTCATACCTTGCATTGAGCAGTCTGCATTGGGGAAAGGAAGCATGAGTTCATCAACACAAGTTTCTAAAGTTCCTGGAAGCTACGTGAAGGGAATTGCTTGTGGAGGTCGGCATAGTGCAGTAATAACAG ATGCTGGGGCACTACTTACTTTTGGCTGGGGACTTTATGGACAG TGTGGACAGGGGACTAATAATGACCAGTTAAGACCAACTTGTGTGTCTTCTTTATCGGGTAAACAAGCGGAAACAGTTGCTGCTGGACTATGGCACACCATATGTATCACTGTTGAGGGTCATGTATATGCCTTTGGGGGGAATCAGTTTGGACAGTTGGGAACAGGTGCTGAGCAGGCTGAG ACTCTACCTAGGCTTTTGGATGCTCCAAGTCTCGAGAGTAAGCATGCCAAAATAGTATCCTGCGGGGCTCGTCACAGTACCATACTAACAG AGGACGGCAAACTATTTAGCTGGGGATGGAACAAGTATGGCCAg CTTGGTCTAGGAGATTCTGCAGACCGAAACATACCTTCACTAGTTTCCATTGATGGTTCTCTGCCAACAAATGTTGCATGTGGCTGGTGGCACACGCTACTGCTTGCTGAAAGACCAGTTTGA
- the LOC115952791 gene encoding ultraviolet-B receptor UVR8-like isoform X2, with amino-acid sequence MNGSEREEGVKMEECKEIVVYMCGYIPGASPEKSPILSPVPVQLPGSGCGGDSWKDVCGGGCGFAMAISESGKLITWGSTDDEGQSYMTSGKHGETPEPFPLPTEASVLKAAAGWAHCVSVTEMGEVYTWGWKECVPSEKIVRDLVAGGIFQTNSTDQVSGKAQGSNLIGGPVSHVDNKKAGEEIGKRRKIALAKQELDSSTPGDELFTVSACLVNMGPGVRISTVAAGGRHTLALSDMGQVWGWGYGGEGQLGLGTRVKMVATPHVIPCIEQSALGKGSMSSSTQVSKVPGSYVKGIACGGRHSAVITDAGALLTFGWGLYGQCGQGTNNDQLRPTCVSSLSGKQAETVAAGLWHTICITVEGHVYAFGGNQFGQLGTGAEQAETLPRLLDAPSLESKHAKIVSCGARHSTILTEDGKLFSWGWNKYGQLGLGDSADRNIPSLVSIDGSLPTNVACGWWHTLLLAERPV; translated from the exons ATGAATGGAAGTGAAAGAGAAGAGGGAGTGAAAATGGAGGAATGTAAAGAAATAGTGGTGTATATGTGTGGATATATACCAGGAGCTTCGCCGGAGAAATCTCCGATACTGTCTCCGGTGCCGGTTCAGCTTCCGGGTTCGGGCTGCGGTGGAGATTCGTGGAAGGatgtttgtggtggtggttgtggattCGCTATGGCCATTTCAG AGTCCGGGAAGCTCATAACATGGGGCTCTACAGATGATGAAGGTCAAAGCTATATGACTTCAGGGAAGCATGGG GAAACTCCAGAGCCTTTTCCTCTTCCAACTGAGGCTTCAGTGTTGAAGGCAGCTGCTGGTTGGGCGCACTGTGTTTCAGTAACAG AGATGGGTGAAGTATACACATGGGGCTGGAAGGAGTGCGTTCCCTCTGAAAAAATTGTGCGTGATTTGGTCGCTGGAGGAATATTCCAAACAAATTCTACTGACcaag TGAGTGGAAAGGCTCAGGGCTCAAATTTGATTGGTGGGCCGGTATCTCACGTTGATAACAAAAAGGCGGGAGAGGAAATTggaaagagaaggaaaatagCACTAGCTAAGCAAGAACTGGACAGCTCAACACCTGGGGATGAACTTTTTACAGTATCAGCTTGCCTTGTAAATATGGGTCCTGGAGTGAGGATCAGCACTGTTGCTGCTGGTGGACGCCACACGTTAGCACTGTCAG ATATGGGACAGGTGTGGGGTTGGGGCTATGGAGGCGAAGGGCAGCTAGGTTTGGGTACCCGGGTAAAGATGGTGGCTACTCCTCATGTCATACCTTGCATTGAGCAGTCTGCATTGGGGAAAGGAAGCATGAGTTCATCAACACAAGTTTCTAAAGTTCCTGGAAGCTACGTGAAGGGAATTGCTTGTGGAGGTCGGCATAGTGCAGTAATAACAG ATGCTGGGGCACTACTTACTTTTGGCTGGGGACTTTATGGACAG TGTGGACAGGGGACTAATAATGACCAGTTAAGACCAACTTGTGTGTCTTCTTTATCGGGTAAACAAGCGGAAACAGTTGCTGCTGGACTATGGCACACCATATGTATCACTGTTGAGGGTCATGTATATGCCTTTGGGGGGAATCAGTTTGGACAGTTGGGAACAGGTGCTGAGCAGGCTGAG ACTCTACCTAGGCTTTTGGATGCTCCAAGTCTCGAGAGTAAGCATGCCAAAATAGTATCCTGCGGGGCTCGTCACAGTACCATACTAACAG AGGACGGCAAACTATTTAGCTGGGGATGGAACAAGTATGGCCAg CTTGGTCTAGGAGATTCTGCAGACCGAAACATACCTTCACTAGTTTCCATTGATGGTTCTCTGCCAACAAATGTTGCATGTGGCTGGTGGCACACGCTACTGCTTGCTGAAAGACCAGTTTGA